DNA from Brassica napus cultivar Da-Ae chromosome C4, Da-Ae, whole genome shotgun sequence:
CTCGGTCCATCTAGCTTGGCTCATACTGGTTTTCCTTTGCAAGCTAGACACCAAAGCAGAGAGTTACAAtgatgtctctctctcttacatcTTCCTTGTGAACAACATGCAGTTTGTGGCTGATACTGTTCGTTCTAGTCACCTCAAGAACCTTCTCGGTGACGATTGGCTCACAAAGCACGAGGCAAAACTCAAAAGCTATGCTGAAAAATACGAGAAAACAGCTTGGGCCAATGTTTTGGTATCTTTACCTGCGAAGACAAGTGCCAAGCTATCACCAGTGGAGGCCACAACATGCTTCAAGAGATTTCATGCAGCGTTCGCAGGAGCATACTTGAAACAATCATCATGTGTTATAGTGGATGCGAAGCTTAGGGACGAGCTTAAGGTTTCTATAGTGAAGAAACTTGTACCGGAGTACAGAGAGTTTTACGTGAAGTATTTGCCAATGTTGAGACAAGACAGAAACATAGAGATGTTGGTGAGTTTTAAGCCTGATAATTTGGAGAATTATCTCTCAGATCTTTTCCATGGAACACCAATGCTCAGTGGCTCTTCTCATtctgcttctgcttctttgtcttCTCCATCTTGTTTCTCAATTAGATGTGTAAAACACTAAAGCTCACACTTAGACATTACCATTCTCACTTGAATGAATCTACAATCATGTTTGTTTGTGTTTCTGTATTTGCCTTCGATTgttttaacaaaatatcttcttctagATGAAACCACCAGTCATATCTTGTTGGAAAAAAGGATCCCATTTCGAAAGTTTCAATGAgacataattaatatataaacaatttgAACCACTTCACGTACCATCAATTGGTTTTATAGTAAAAGTCTATATaacttaacatggtatcagagtaGACCTACACCTTGTCTCGTTAATTTAGCATGGATGTCCAATAAATGCTCAATTCCGTCTAAACAACTAGAAAATAACATTATCTCAAAatgttttgataaattttatcgAGATTAATAGTTATATGGACCGTTATCTTGAAGAAGGATACCGAAGAAAAAATATCTCACATTAAAAATTCCGATGTgacattataatatataaaaaatttatgttagTTTACTTTTTGCCAATTAGTTTTTAACTGGAAACCCATAAAACTTAACATATGTTTTGACAGCTAACCATATGTTGTTATATTAACGCATAAATTTAGTTTATGTGAGGACGATGAGTTAGAAAAGGCTGGTGATTATATAATCCATTTCTAAAAAGTTAAGAGTTAAATGTAATACTATGTTCAGCTGTGGATATGGTAAAGAGTGCATAAAGAGTTATAACTTGATGGAAATAGATGAAGGGTTACATTAGAGTGTTAGTCTTTTAAGAGATGAAGCGAGAAAACAATGTTTATTCAGTAATTACATATGATATGAGACTGGCTAAACCAGTACATTAAAACTGCATAATGTATTTTattgacaaaacaaaaaaaaaaactataagaaCTATTTTGTAATGAATGATTAGTGACAACTATTTCAACAATTAAGAAAGCAAaattcttatttatattttgtgccGATGGCACTTAAAAGGTGGTGCACCGTGCAATTAAACCCAGGAATCAAGTAAAATTTCTTAATATCTTAAAGCACAATGGGATGTGACATTGCcagtaacaaaaagaaaacaattccACACTATGCATTACATAAATGTATCGGAAAAGGGATAAAATCACTACGATGAAGCAAACATAAATGTACCGTGTCTATAGATTTGAATATCTTTGATTTGCGACTGTGTTATCAATGTATAATACGGGTCACGACATAACCGGTGACCATTCTGGAAACAAGAAAAACTAATAGAAAATGAACGCAAAGGAATAAAATTGCAGGAATGAAAATGAATGGTTGTTCCTTCTCAAATTTAACAagaaatatttttgttctttatttctctataaaaatgaatggtagggaatgagaaaaaaaaatttattcttcATGAATAGTGATATTTTTCAGGAACATTAAGGAATGCATTATTCTTCGCCGTTCTCCGGTCACTTTCATACCTTTAGTGTATTTATTTATTGCTTGAGTAACCAATAAGACAGAAAGATATCAAACACGTGGGCTTCTACCAAGATTACTGTCATCCTTGTCTAAATTAAAAGAAATCCAAATACAAGAAACACAACAAGAAAAATGATTATCAGCTATAGTATGTTATTAAACCAATACTTTTGTTTATTCTCGCTCTTTTGCATAGTTTAAGCTAGCTCTAATCACCATTAATGGCGATGAACCCATTAACTTTCTAAAGCCAATCAAATAATTCTTCAAAAACCTGACCCACCTTATATTGAGTTCAAGTTTAAGTGGTGGTCCATGGCAGAAACTATTATTTTCGAATATATCtgaatttatatatgttattcaaaCTGAATATACATTGTTTATATTTagttcctaatttttttttatcatgtgtttaagtaaaataaaaaacaaacttGGCCCACACTCCACAGTTGTGCCCTCTTTACCAAAACAGAAACCCTAACACTAACTCTCTCTCTtgcatatataaaaacaaacctCTTCCACTCTCTACTCATAATATCTCTAATCACTGAAACATAATACACACAAAATAAGCATTAAAAATGGCAGCTAATTTAGCCTTATGCGACAGTGATGTAgaagaagattacatagacatGGAAGTAACTTCTTTCACAAGCCTCGTACACAAAACTctcaccaacaacaacaaccctaGAGAGTTCGAGTTCCAAATGTCTCATCGTGGTCCTCTCCAGATAGACAAAACCACTTCTCCTGCAGACGAACTCTTCTACAAAGGCAAGCTTCTCCCACTCCACTTACCTCCACGTCTCCAAATGGTCCAGAACCTTCTAGAAGATCACACCTTTGATGACGATTTCTACAGCACACCTTTAGCCACTCCGGTGACTAGCAACACTCCTTTCGAGTCTTGCACCGTCTCTCCGGCAGAGTCTTGTCAAGTGAGTAAAGAGCTTAACCCTGAAGACTATTTCCCCGAATATTCAGATTCCGTGGAGGAGAAGAAATCTTGGGGCAAGAAACTGAAGTTGATCAAGCAGTTAAGTTTTGGAACGAACATTAAAGCTTCGAGAGCTTATCTAAGATCCTTCTTTGGAAAATCAAGTTGTTCTGATGAGTCGAGAGTTGCTGATGAAGGATCTGTGTTGAGGTATTCGCGAGTGCAGCCTCCTTTTGGACAAATCAAAACAGAGAAACCAAAGAAACAGAGTAATGGTTCTGTTTCTGGGAGCCATAGGAGATCTTTTTCGGTTTCTATGAGGAGACAACCTGCGAAGAGTTCGAACAACAAATCATCGAGTAGTTTGGGGTTTCGTCCGTTGCAGTTTTTGAAGAGAAGCACGAGTTCGAGCTCAGAGATGGAGAATTCTGTTCAAGGAGCTATCTTGCATTGCAAGCAATCTCAGCAACAGAAGCAGTATAGTGTCAATGAGGTTGGATTCTGTTCGTTGTCAGCTTCAAGAATCGTAGCGAATGATGATCAAGAACGGGTTCAGCTCTTTAGGGGCTAACTAAAGAATTAAATTTGACATCAAGAAGATGTGACGATAATAAGAGTTAGAGTGATAGTGAGAAGCGAGAACACTAGAGCGTAGATTCCTGTCATCTTctgatttttattcttattttgcTTCTTTCATGTTATTTAAAGAAATTTCATAAATTCATATTGCCATTACGTGtcaaaagaaagaagatatgATTAGAAATCTTTTCTATTAGATATTTAGATTCAACTCAAGTTACTAGTGTTTGAGGTTTTAGATTCAAATGAAGTACGGTCTGAATGTAAACTAATGCAAATGTCTACTATAAACCGAGAGTGTTTTTTGTTTGAGCTTTTAAACCGAGAGTATTTAAGactattttatcttttaaatggtaactgtatatatacatatacaaaacCTTCTACAAAATAAATACAGTATTGTGTTTGTTAAACTTAATTTATTTCATATGGTTTTCCAGATCATCAACAATTTAATATACTGACTAAAAAATATCAATACATCTGAAGTTGATTAAGTTTACACCGCATGCACATTcacaaattaataattatttttattcttatacaATTTGcagttcaaaatttttaattttgttttaaaagtttaCCATACAAATGATTTAGTTTTATGATTAATAAATGCGTCTAGCTTGAAATTTTTTAGCTAAGTACAGTCACTTTGGTAAAATCACCAAAGTAGTAATTTACATAAGAGAAAATACATAATTTACAAGAGACAATAGACAATTATCAGAGATTGATTGAGCGACTGAAGTGATGATTCCATAAACACGAATTTTCAGAGTCAGACCGTCGTTATCACCGTAGAAAGATTCACTTCTTAAAGTTGAAAAGGAGGATATATCGGAAAACATGGATCCATGCTTTCAGAAAGCTGATCGCTACTTCGCTccataatttgtttaaataaGTAAGTCTAGTTTGTGTAAAGAAACCATTAtgcaagtatatatatatatatatgtataaaaatataaaatcatcatTACGAGACAATGACAACAGCAATGTAGAGGTGGTTAGGTCGAGTTCCGAAGTCTAGTAAACCCTTTTTAAAACCATCTATTAGTGTTAAGTTTCCTTCATAGCGTCCTCTCATTATGACAAGTTCCATCTTCTACACATACCCAATAATCTGTTTAAGTAAACCCATCTGTTAAACCATCTACTCCCTTTCGTtcctaaaaaaattatattctacagaaaaattttgtttcaaaaagatacatttatattttcaatgtaatttttgtcaactaataatgagaaattgtgaagttcaagaacattaattgcatttcttaaaatctcactttaaaaatatatgaaatataagattacaaaaaaatatagaaaatataagattacaaaaaactatgtatttatagctaaattttaatatattttattaaaaaatgtgaaaattctaaaacatgattttttagaCATGGATGAAGTATTAAACATATTATTGAGTATGCCTCTTAGAAGAATTAAGGTTAACCTATGGAAACTATGGTAgcataattaaatattcaaatctaAAAGGCAATTTAGAAAGGAGGACGGGAGGGACAATAGAACCCAAAGATGTGGGctgctttttttttaacgttggATCCATTCAAATAAGGTTGAGAAAGACTCAAACCAAAGACGGTCACAACGAGAAAACAAGGGTTCAAATGAATAAAAGGAGAATGCCATAAACTAGataaccgaaatagaaaaagaaaagaaaaagaaaatccaCCAATAGGCGGTAAAGCAGGACTGAGCTTTCCACAAAGATCAGAAGCTCCTTAATGTTGAGGCACATCAGCTTCTTGACTCAACATAGCTTGCAACCAAGAAGGAGCTCCTGAAGCCACATAGGATTGATAACGGTGTTTCTTAGTGACACTTGTAGCGATTAGAGAGGCAACTTTGTTGTTATCAGGAACCACATGTTCCACTCTCCAATCTACAAAACCCTTCAAGCTATTTAAGATTGCAGTTATCAACTCTCTGTGAGGAGAATTAGCTACAGGGTGGAGGAAAGCATCTCGGAGACAATATGAGGAAGTTTCAAAGATGATCTTGTCCATACGCAGACTTCGTAGATCATTGATAGACCATAAAAGCGATATCAGAGCAGCAGTTAGAGGATCTTGAGCATTAGAGAAAGCTCTTCTACTATGTATAAGGGC
Protein-coding regions in this window:
- the LOC125585073 gene encoding probable membrane-associated kinase regulator 4, with amino-acid sequence MAANLALCDSDVEEDYIDMEVTSFTSLVHKTLTNNNNPREFEFQMSHRGPLQIDKTTSPADELFYKGKLLPLHLPPRLQMVQNLLEDHTFDDDFYSTPLATPVTSNTPFESCTVSPAESCQVSKELNPEDYFPEYSDSVEEKKSWGKKLKLIKQLSFGTNIKASRAYLRSFFGKSSCSDESRVADEGSVLRYSRVQPPFGQIKTEKPKKQSNGSVSGSHRRSFSVSMRRQPAKSSNNKSSSSLGFRPLQFLKRSTSSSSEMENSVQGAILHCKQSQQQKQYSVNEVGFCSLSASRIVANDDQERVQLFRG